From Cronobacter turicensis z3032, the proteins below share one genomic window:
- the yieP gene encoding Uncharacterized HTH-type transcriptional regulator yieP, with amino-acid sequence MRWHTTARCTAEGIAIMSLLAHQQAAQKNLSYVLAEKLAQRILKGEFKPGEILPGEMELGEQFGVSRTAVREAVKTLTAKGLVLPRPRIGTRVLPQSQWNFLDKELLTWWMGIETFTTVVNHFLVMRHSLEPQACALAALNGTDEQKQRFRNTLDEMAALQVAFNRERWIETDMAYHELIYEMSGNPFMTAFASLFRSIYYNYFTSITHNQVIKPDIHQAIADAILSSQSEEAYRACQALLQATASQDI; translated from the coding sequence TTGCGGTGGCATACTACTGCGCGATGTACAGCTGAAGGAATTGCCATTATGTCGTTACTGGCGCATCAACAGGCCGCCCAAAAGAACCTTTCTTATGTCCTGGCCGAAAAGCTGGCGCAACGCATCCTTAAAGGAGAGTTTAAGCCAGGCGAGATTTTACCTGGCGAGATGGAGCTGGGCGAACAGTTCGGCGTCAGCCGCACGGCGGTAAGAGAAGCCGTTAAAACGCTGACCGCCAAAGGGCTGGTTTTACCGCGCCCGCGTATCGGCACGCGCGTGCTGCCCCAGAGCCAGTGGAACTTTCTGGATAAAGAGTTGCTGACGTGGTGGATGGGCATCGAAACTTTCACGACCGTGGTTAATCATTTTCTGGTGATGCGCCACAGTCTTGAGCCTCAGGCCTGCGCGCTGGCCGCGCTAAACGGTACCGATGAGCAAAAGCAGCGATTCAGAAACACGCTCGATGAGATGGCTGCGCTTCAGGTCGCTTTTAACCGCGAACGCTGGATAGAAACCGACATGGCCTACCATGAGCTGATCTATGAAATGAGCGGCAATCCCTTTATGACCGCTTTCGCCAGCCTGTTTCGCTCCATCTATTACAATTATTTCACGTCGATAACGCACAACCAGGTTATCAAGCCCGACATTCATCAGGCGATCGCGGACGCCATTCTCTCGTCCCAAAGCGAAGAGGCGTATCGCGCCTGTCAGGCGCTTTTGCAGGCAACCGCATCGCAGGACATATAA
- the hsrA gene encoding Probable transport protein hsrA: MRRSRTPFSRPKAKRRIAPVRRFCRQPHRRTYNNRIRMTKKARSMAGLPWIAAMAFFMQALDATILNTALPAIAQSLNRSPLAMQSAIISYTLTVAMLIPVSGWLADRFGTRRVFMIAVSLFTLGSLACAMSGSLSELVIFRIVQGIGGAMMMPVARLALLRAYPRSELLPVLNFVTMPGLVGPILGPLLGGVLVTWASWHWIFLINIPIGVAGLFYARKYMPNFTTPRRRFDMPGFFLFGLSLVLFSSGMELFGERIVATWMALAVIAGGLLLMMAYIWHARRHSAPLISLSLFKTRTFSVGIAGNIASRLGTGCVPFLMPLMLQVGFGYPAFIAGCMMAPTAVGSIIAKSGVTQVLRWFGYRKTLVGVTLFIGLMIAQFSLQSPDNQVWLLILPLFVLGLAMSTQFTAMNTITLADLTDESASGGNSMLAVTQQLSISLGVAVSAAVLRFYEGFDNANTVEQFHYTFITMGVITVVSSLVFMLLRPKDGRNLIKERHKA; the protein is encoded by the coding sequence ATCAGGCGATCGCGGACGCCATTCTCTCGTCCCAAAGCGAAGAGGCGTATCGCGCCTGTCAGGCGCTTTTGCAGGCAACCGCATCGCAGGACATATAACAACAGGATCCGCATGACTAAAAAAGCGCGCAGTATGGCGGGCCTGCCGTGGATAGCGGCGATGGCCTTTTTTATGCAGGCACTGGATGCCACCATTCTCAACACCGCTCTGCCAGCTATCGCTCAAAGTCTTAACCGCTCGCCGCTGGCGATGCAGTCCGCGATTATCAGCTACACCCTGACTGTCGCGATGTTAATCCCGGTCAGCGGCTGGCTGGCCGACCGCTTCGGCACCCGCCGCGTTTTTATGATCGCCGTCTCCTTGTTTACCCTCGGTTCGCTCGCCTGCGCCATGTCCGGATCGCTAAGCGAACTGGTTATCTTCCGTATTGTGCAGGGTATCGGCGGCGCCATGATGATGCCGGTGGCGCGTCTCGCGCTGCTGCGCGCCTATCCGCGCAGCGAGCTTCTGCCGGTGCTGAATTTTGTGACGATGCCAGGCCTGGTCGGCCCCATTCTCGGGCCGCTGCTCGGCGGCGTGCTGGTCACCTGGGCGAGCTGGCACTGGATTTTCCTTATTAATATTCCGATTGGCGTCGCGGGCCTGTTCTATGCGCGTAAATATATGCCGAACTTCACCACGCCGCGTCGCCGTTTTGATATGCCGGGTTTCTTTCTGTTCGGCCTGAGTCTGGTGCTGTTTTCCAGCGGAATGGAGCTGTTTGGCGAACGCATCGTGGCTACCTGGATGGCGCTCGCCGTCATTGCAGGTGGGTTATTGCTGATGATGGCTTATATCTGGCACGCCCGCCGGCACAGCGCGCCGCTCATTTCGCTTTCTCTGTTCAAAACGCGCACCTTTTCCGTCGGCATCGCCGGGAATATTGCCTCCCGTCTCGGTACCGGCTGCGTACCGTTTCTGATGCCGCTGATGCTGCAGGTGGGTTTTGGCTATCCGGCGTTTATCGCCGGTTGCATGATGGCGCCCACGGCGGTCGGGTCGATTATCGCGAAATCTGGCGTAACGCAGGTATTGCGCTGGTTTGGCTATCGAAAAACGCTGGTCGGCGTCACGCTGTTTATCGGGCTGATGATTGCGCAGTTCTCGCTGCAGTCGCCGGATAACCAGGTCTGGCTGCTGATCCTGCCGCTGTTTGTGCTGGGCCTTGCGATGTCCACGCAGTTCACCGCGATGAATACCATTACGCTTGCGGATCTCACGGATGAAAGCGCCAGCGGCGGCAACAGTATGCTGGCGGTGACGCAGCAGCTGTCGATAAGTCTTGGCGTTGCAGTCAGCGCTGCGGTGCTGCGCTTCTATGAAGGGTTCGACAACGCCAACACCGTTGAGCAGTTCCACTACACCTTTATTACGATGGGTGTGATTACCGTGGTGTCATCGCTGGTCTTTATGCTGTTACGCCCTAAAGATGGCCGTAACCTGATCAAAGAGCGCCACAAAGCCTAA
- the rbsR gene encoding Ribose operon repressor — protein sequence MATMKDVARLAGVSTSTVSHVINKDRFVSEAIRLRVEDAIRTLNYAPSALARSLKLNQTRTIGMLITASSNPFFSELVRGVERSCFERGYSLVLCNTDGDEQRMNRNLETLLQKRVDGLLLLCTETHQPSPAIMKRYPAIPTVMMDWSPFDGDSDVIQDNSLLGGDIATRYLIDKGYTRIACVTGPLDKTPARLRLEGYRAAMRRAGLRVAEDYEVIGDFEFAGGLRATQSLLALPEPPQAVFMGNDAMAVGAYQALYQAGLRIPQDIALVGYDDIELASYMTPPLTTIHQPKDELGELAIDVLIHRMAQPELQQQRLQLTPVLMVRGSA from the coding sequence GTGGCGACAATGAAAGATGTCGCCCGCCTTGCGGGTGTCTCCACCTCCACCGTCTCGCACGTCATTAATAAAGACCGCTTCGTCAGCGAGGCGATCCGCCTGCGGGTGGAGGACGCCATCAGAACGCTGAATTACGCGCCGTCAGCGCTGGCGCGCAGCCTGAAGCTGAACCAGACCCGCACCATTGGCATGCTGATCACCGCAAGCTCAAACCCCTTTTTCTCCGAGCTGGTGCGCGGCGTGGAGCGTAGCTGTTTTGAGCGTGGCTATAGCCTGGTGCTGTGTAATACCGATGGCGATGAACAGCGCATGAACCGCAATCTGGAGACGCTGCTGCAAAAACGGGTCGACGGGCTGCTGTTGCTTTGCACCGAAACGCATCAGCCCTCTCCCGCCATCATGAAGCGCTACCCGGCTATTCCTACCGTGATGATGGACTGGTCGCCTTTCGACGGCGACAGCGATGTGATTCAGGATAACTCGCTGCTGGGCGGCGATATCGCCACGCGATATTTAATCGATAAAGGCTATACGCGCATTGCCTGTGTGACCGGTCCGCTGGATAAAACGCCGGCGCGCCTGCGCCTGGAAGGGTATCGCGCCGCAATGCGGCGCGCGGGCCTGCGGGTGGCGGAAGATTATGAAGTGATCGGCGATTTTGAGTTCGCGGGCGGCCTGCGGGCGACGCAGTCGCTGCTGGCGCTGCCCGAACCGCCGCAGGCGGTATTTATGGGAAATGACGCCATGGCGGTCGGCGCCTATCAGGCGCTTTATCAGGCCGGGCTTCGCATCCCGCAGGATATCGCGCTGGTGGGTTACGATGATATTGAGCTGGCAAGCTATATGACGCCGCCGCTCACCACCATTCATCAGCCCAAAGATGAACTGGGCGAGCTGGCCATCGATGTGCTGATTCATCGTATGGCGCAGCCTGAGCTCCAGCAGCAGCGCTTGCAATTAACGCCGGTACTGATGGTACGCGGCTCCGCTTAG
- the rbsK gene encoding Ribokinase: protein MKSAGHLVVLGSINADHILNLEAFPAPGETVTGSQYQVAFGGKGANQAVAAGRSGAEIAFIACVGEDDIGERIRQQLSRDNIDVSPVSAVAGESTGVALIFVNGEGENVIGIHAGANAALTPARVDDQRENIANARALLMQLESPVESVIAAARIAHEHQTTVILNPAPARALSDELLALVDIITPNETEAEKLTGVKVSDDDSAAQAAAVLHQKGIETVIITLGSRGVWLSINGEGQRVPGFSVKAVDTIAAGDTFNGALMTALLEGTPMLKAIRFAHAAAAIAVTRPGAQPSVPWRDEIDAFLQAQG from the coding sequence ATGAAAAGCGCTGGCCATCTCGTCGTTCTCGGCAGTATCAATGCCGATCATATCCTTAACCTTGAAGCCTTCCCCGCGCCGGGCGAGACCGTGACCGGCAGCCAGTACCAGGTGGCGTTCGGCGGTAAAGGCGCCAACCAGGCCGTCGCGGCCGGGCGCAGCGGCGCGGAGATCGCGTTTATCGCCTGTGTGGGCGAGGATGATATCGGCGAGCGCATTCGCCAGCAGCTTTCACGCGACAACATTGATGTCTCGCCTGTCAGCGCCGTTGCGGGAGAATCGACCGGCGTAGCGCTGATTTTCGTCAATGGCGAAGGTGAAAACGTCATCGGTATTCATGCTGGCGCGAACGCGGCATTAACGCCCGCGCGTGTTGACGATCAGCGGGAGAACATCGCCAACGCCCGCGCGCTGCTGATGCAGCTGGAGTCGCCGGTGGAAAGCGTTATCGCCGCCGCGCGCATCGCGCATGAACATCAAACTACCGTTATTCTTAACCCGGCGCCTGCCCGCGCGCTTTCTGACGAGCTGCTGGCGCTGGTGGATATCATTACCCCTAATGAAACCGAAGCCGAAAAACTCACCGGCGTGAAGGTGTCGGATGACGACAGCGCGGCGCAGGCTGCGGCTGTGCTGCACCAGAAAGGCATTGAAACGGTCATTATTACGCTCGGTAGCCGCGGCGTATGGCTGAGCATCAACGGCGAGGGGCAACGCGTGCCCGGCTTTAGCGTGAAAGCCGTCGATACCATCGCCGCAGGCGATACCTTCAACGGCGCGCTGATGACGGCGCTGCTGGAAGGCACGCCGATGCTTAAGGCTATTCGCTTCGCCCATGCTGCCGCGGCTATCGCCGTGACCCGTCCTGGCGCGCAGCCTTCCGTTCCGTGGCGCGACGAGATTGACGCCTTCTTACAAGCGCAGGGGTAA